In Chitinibacter sp. SCUT-21, a single genomic region encodes these proteins:
- a CDS encoding 2Fe-2S iron-sulfur cluster-binding protein: MPTVTFIQPNTAPITVEVAAGTALIDVARPLARDGLLALAWRCGQGTCGACQVYCSHQHSGRWIEISSKERNVLVRHAKQPLNMPLTIFDSPRQVRLACHYLVEDDVEVIVGIST, translated from the coding sequence ATGCCGACGGTGACTTTTATCCAGCCTAATACTGCGCCTATCACGGTTGAAGTTGCCGCGGGCACCGCGCTGATCGACGTGGCCAGGCCGCTGGCGCGCGATGGGTTATTGGCTTTGGCGTGGCGCTGCGGGCAGGGCACGTGTGGGGCGTGTCAGGTGTATTGCAGCCATCAACACAGCGGGCGCTGGATTGAAATCAGCAGTAAGGAGCGCAATGTCTTGGTGCGTCATGCCAAGCAGCCGCTGAATATGCCATTAACGATTTTTGATTCGCCACGGCAAGTGCGGCTGGCTTGTCACTATTTAGTGGAAGACGATGTGGAAGTCATTGTGGGTATATCTACCTAG